In the Streptomyces sp. NBC_00193 genome, CCGCTGCTGCTGCCGATCGCCACACTCCTCAACGGGCTGGGCCTCGTCCTGATCTGGCGCCTCGACCAGTCCGAGCGCCTGCAGAACCTGGCGAAGCGGCAGTTCGGCGCCTTCTCCGAGTCCGCCCCCCGGCAGATGATGTACACGGCGCTCGCCATCGCCCTGTTCGCCGTGGTCCTGCTGGTCCTCAAGGACCACCGCGTGCTCCAGCGGTTCACGTACATCTCCATGGCCGCCTCGCTCGTGCTGCTGATCCTGCCCGTGATCCCGGGTCTGGGAGCCGACGTCTTCGGCGCCAAGATCTGGATCAGCGTCGGCGGGTTCTCCATCCAGCCCGGCGAGTTCGCCAAGATCGTCATCGCCGTCTTCTTCGCCGGCTACCTCATGGTCAAGCGCGACGCCCTGGCGCTCGCCAGCCGCCGCTTCATGGGCCTCTACCTGCCGCGCGGCCGCGACCTCGGCCCGATCCTGATGATCTGGGCGATGAGCCTGCTCGTCCTGGTCTTCGAGAACGACCTCGGCACCTCGCTGCTCTTCTTCGGCATGTTCGTGATCATGCTGTACGTGGCCACCGAGCGGACGAGCTGGATCGTCATCGGCCTCCTCATGAGCGTCGGCGGAGCCACCGTGGTCGGCGCCACCGCCAGCCACGTCAAGGCCCGCGTCACCGCCTGGCTCGACCCCTTCGCCTGCTACCAGAAGTCCGGCGCCTGCGAACAGGTCGGCCAGTCGATCATGAGCTTCGGCTCCGGCGGGGTCCTCGGCACCGGCTGGGGGCAGGGCAACTCCGACCTCATCGGCTTCGCCGCCAACTCCGACTTCATCTTCTCCACCGTCGGCGAAGAACTCGGGCTCGCCGGGGTCATGGCCTTCCTCCTGCTCTACGGCCTGATCATCGAGCGGGGCGTGCGCACCGCCCTCGCCGCCCGCGACCCCTTCGGCAAGCTCTTCGCGATCGGCCTCTCCGGCGCCTTCGCGCTCCAGATCTTCGTGGTCGCCGGCGGAGTCATGGGCCTCATCCCCCTGACCGGCATGACCATGCCCTTCCTCGCGTCCGGCGGCTCGTCCGTCCTCGCGAACTGGATCCTCATCGCCATCCTCATCCGGATCAGCGACACCGCACGCCGCCCCGCCCCGGCCCCGGCACCGTCCCCCGACTCCGAGATGACCCAGGTGGTCCGCCCGTCATGAACAAGCCCCTGCGCCGCATCTCGATCTTCTGCGGGCTGCTCGTCCTGGCACTGCTCGTGCGGACCAACTGGCTCCAGTACGTCAAGGCCGAGGAGCTGAGCACCCGCAAGGAGAACCGCCGGGTCCAGATCGCCCAGTACGCCACCGAGCGCGGCAACATCATCGTCGAGGGCAAGCCGATCACCGGCTCCGCCGTCACCGACGGCAGCGACTACAAGTTCAAGCGGACCTACATGGACGGTCCGCTCTGGGCCCCCGTGACCGGGTACGCCTCCCAGGCCTTCGGCTCCACCCAGCTCGAATCCCTCGAGGACGGCATCCTCACCGGCAACGACGACCGGCTCTTCTTCGACCGCACCATCGGCATGTTCACCGGCGAGAAGAAGCAGGGCGGCAACGTCGTCACGACGCTCAACGCCGCCGCCCAGAAGGCCGCCTTCGACAAGCTCGGCAGCAAGAAGGGCGCCGTCGCGGCGATCGACCCGCGCACCGGCGCGATCCTCGCCCTGGTCAGCACCCCCTCGTACGACCCCACCTCCTTCGCCGGCAACTCCAAGACCGACGAGAAGGCCTGGGTCGAGCTCAAGGACAGCGAGGACAAGAAGCTGGTCAACCGCGCCCTGCGCGAGACCTACCCGCCCGGCTCCACCTTCAAGGTGGTCACCGCCGCCGCGGCCCTGGAGAACGGCGTCGTCAAGAACATCGACGACCCGACCGACACCGAGGACCCGTACATCCTCCCGGGCACCAAGACCGAGCTGATCAACCACGCCCCCGGATGCGGGAAGGCCAGCCTCAACGAGGCCATGCGCGTCTCCTGCAACTCCGTCTTCGCCAACATGGGCGACAAGGTGGGGCGGGACAACATGGTGAAGACCGCCGAGAAGTTCGGCTTCAACAACGACAAGATCGACACCCCGGTCCGCGCCTTCGCCAGCGTCTACGACAAGACCATGGGCAAGGACGGCAACGCCCTCAGCTCCATCGGCCAGTTCAACACGGCGGCCACCCCGCTGCAGATGGCCATGGTCACCGCCGCCATCGCCAACAACGGCAAGCTGATGAAGCCGTACATGGTCGACCAGCTCCAGTCGCCCAACGTCGACGTCATCGAGAAGCACGAGCCGCAGGAAATGAGCCGGCCGCTCTCCCCGGAGAACGCGAAGAAGATCCGGGACATGATGGTCAACGTGGTCGACAAGGGCACCGGCAGCACCGCCAGGATCAAGAACACCGTGGTCGGCGGCAAGACCGGAACCGCCCAGCACGGCGAGGGCAACAAGAAGCGCCCGTACGCCTGGTTCATCTCCTACGCCGAGAACCCGGACGGCAGCTCGCCGGTCGCCGTCGCCGTCGTCATCGAGGACAGCAACGCGGACCGCGAGGACATCAGCGGCGCCGGCCTCGCCGCCCCGGTCGCCAAGGCCGTCATGGAAGCCGTGCTCAAGAGCAACAAGGGGTGACGGGCGGGGCCGAGCGCCACGCGAGAGCCGCAAGGGGCACACAGATGTGATCCGGGTCACCGTTCCCGCCCGGATCGGAGCGTACGGTACCGGTCCGGTATCAGCCTGTGGTCACGAACCGATCACCGACGATCGGCCGGTAGCCTTTGCGCGAACAGCACACCGCCGGACCACACACGGGTGCGGTCGGGACTGACGGAGAGGGCTGCACGTTATGGAAGAGCCGCGTCGCCTCGGCGGCCGGTACGAGCTGAGCCACGTGCTCGGCCGTGGTGGCATGGCCGAGGTCTACCTCGCCCACGACACCCGGCTCGGCCGTACCGTCGCCGTCAAGACCCTGCGCGCCGATCTCGCCCGCGACCCGTCCTTCCAGGCCAGGTTCCGCCGCGAGGCCCAGTCGGCCGCATCGCTCAACCACCCGGCGATCGTCGCCGTGTACGACACCGGCGAGGACTACGTCGACAACATCTCCATCCCGTACATCGTGATGGAGTACGTCGACGGCTCGACCCTGCGCGAGCTCCTGCACTCCGGCCGCAAGCTGCTGCCCGAGCGCACCCTGGAAATGTGCATCGGCATCCTCCAGGCACTGGAGTACTCGCACCGCGCCGGCATCGTGCACCGCGACATCAAGCCCGCCAACGTCATGCTGACCCGCTCCGGCCAGGTCAAGGTCATGGACTTCGGCATCGCCCGCGCCATGGGCGACTCCGGCATGACCATGACGCAGACCGCCGCCGTCATCGGCACCGCCCAGTACCTCTCCCCGGAGCAGGCCAGGGGCGAGCAGGTCGACGCCCGCTCCGACCTCTACTCGGCCGGCTGCCTGCTGTACGAGCTCCTCGCCGTCCGGCCGCCGTTCATCGGGGACTCCCCGGTCGCGGTGGCCTACCAGCACGTACGGGAAGAGCCCCAGCCGCCGTCGAACTTCGACAGCGAGATCACGCCCGAGATGGACGCGATCGTGCTGAAGGCGCTGGTCAAGGACGCCGACTACCGCTACCAGTCCGCGGACGAGATGCGCGCCGACATCGAGGCCTGCCTCGACGGCCAGCCCGTCGCGGCCACCGCCTCCATGGGCGTCGCCGGCTACGGCTACCCCGACCAGGGCAACGGCTACGGACACCAGGGCTACGACCAGCCCACCACCGCCCTGCGCACCGCCGACCCGAACCAGACCTCCATGCTCCCGCCGATGCCCCCGGGCGACGGCGGATACGGGCACGGCGACCAGGGCGGCTACGACCAGGGCGGCCGCGGCCGGCGGCCGCAGAAGAAGAGCAAGGCCTCCACGATCCTGCTGGTCACCGCAGGCATCCTCGTGCTGGTCGGCGCGATCCTGATCGGGCGCGCCCTCTTCAACACCAACGCCGACAACCGGCCCGCGGTCCCCAAGCTCATCGGCGAAACCCTCGAAGCGGCCAAGGCGAACGGCACCAACGTCGGCGTCGTCGTGCAGCAGGACGGGGAGATGCCCTGCGAGGCCTCCCCCAAGGGCACGGTCTGCCAGCAGGACCCGGCCGAGGGCACCAAGGTCGCCAAGAACTTCGTCGTCAAGGTGAAGATGTCCACGGGCGCGCCCAAGGTCCTCGTTCCGAACGTCGTCAACCTGGCGATCGCGGACGCGGAGAAGGCGCTCCAGGACAAGGGCTTCCAGATCGAGAAGACGCAGG is a window encoding:
- the pknB gene encoding Stk1 family PASTA domain-containing Ser/Thr kinase: MEEPRRLGGRYELSHVLGRGGMAEVYLAHDTRLGRTVAVKTLRADLARDPSFQARFRREAQSAASLNHPAIVAVYDTGEDYVDNISIPYIVMEYVDGSTLRELLHSGRKLLPERTLEMCIGILQALEYSHRAGIVHRDIKPANVMLTRSGQVKVMDFGIARAMGDSGMTMTQTAAVIGTAQYLSPEQARGEQVDARSDLYSAGCLLYELLAVRPPFIGDSPVAVAYQHVREEPQPPSNFDSEITPEMDAIVLKALVKDADYRYQSADEMRADIEACLDGQPVAATASMGVAGYGYPDQGNGYGHQGYDQPTTALRTADPNQTSMLPPMPPGDGGYGHGDQGGYDQGGRGRRPQKKSKASTILLVTAGILVLVGAILIGRALFNTNADNRPAVPKLIGETLEAAKANGTNVGVVVQQDGEMPCEASPKGTVCQQDPAEGTKVAKNFVVKVKMSTGAPKVLVPNVVNLAIADAEKALQDKGFQIEKTQVESERPAGTVIDQNPKSGEAEKGSTIKLTVAKEISKVTVPDLTGKSQADAAKALQAVKLKLGSVTEVDAAPGTAPKTVVSQDPGINSQVDVNSTVNISVAKPVQQLTVPNLVGRTINQARMELASKGLIFGSVLSGSSDGKARILSTDPAVGSPVTPGTVINVTTVPDNQQNGGNDGGGGGFFGGLGGN
- a CDS encoding FtsW/RodA/SpoVE family cell cycle protein, translated to MSVVTNTTTIGAIEAPSRRNTELLLLAFAVVIPIFAYANAGMSLHGKLPPGMLTYGLGLGVLAGIAHFVVRRYAKYADPLLLPIATLLNGLGLVLIWRLDQSERLQNLAKRQFGAFSESAPRQMMYTALAIALFAVVLLVLKDHRVLQRFTYISMAASLVLLILPVIPGLGADVFGAKIWISVGGFSIQPGEFAKIVIAVFFAGYLMVKRDALALASRRFMGLYLPRGRDLGPILMIWAMSLLVLVFENDLGTSLLFFGMFVIMLYVATERTSWIVIGLLMSVGGATVVGATASHVKARVTAWLDPFACYQKSGACEQVGQSIMSFGSGGVLGTGWGQGNSDLIGFAANSDFIFSTVGEELGLAGVMAFLLLYGLIIERGVRTALAARDPFGKLFAIGLSGAFALQIFVVAGGVMGLIPLTGMTMPFLASGGSSVLANWILIAILIRISDTARRPAPAPAPSPDSEMTQVVRPS
- a CDS encoding penicillin-binding protein 2; this encodes MNKPLRRISIFCGLLVLALLVRTNWLQYVKAEELSTRKENRRVQIAQYATERGNIIVEGKPITGSAVTDGSDYKFKRTYMDGPLWAPVTGYASQAFGSTQLESLEDGILTGNDDRLFFDRTIGMFTGEKKQGGNVVTTLNAAAQKAAFDKLGSKKGAVAAIDPRTGAILALVSTPSYDPTSFAGNSKTDEKAWVELKDSEDKKLVNRALRETYPPGSTFKVVTAAAALENGVVKNIDDPTDTEDPYILPGTKTELINHAPGCGKASLNEAMRVSCNSVFANMGDKVGRDNMVKTAEKFGFNNDKIDTPVRAFASVYDKTMGKDGNALSSIGQFNTAATPLQMAMVTAAIANNGKLMKPYMVDQLQSPNVDVIEKHEPQEMSRPLSPENAKKIRDMMVNVVDKGTGSTARIKNTVVGGKTGTAQHGEGNKKRPYAWFISYAENPDGSSPVAVAVVIEDSNADREDISGAGLAAPVAKAVMEAVLKSNKG